A genomic window from Pecten maximus chromosome 2, xPecMax1.1, whole genome shotgun sequence includes:
- the LOC117321554 gene encoding uncharacterized protein LOC117321554 — protein MIRAIGFSVLVYAIAYVSAEKEVSIPVSDMSEGTRCDKDLDVAGICFRCSRLPGDIAVQLTTCCMEDKAYDVCQRCVDNPDACLMDAYSMTGSDDVDFSSDESKEMGDIEYPESNVAKRFGTTFMGSSRYGYPRKRYGMLFLGNNRNKGGYRYGSRGKRYGTLSMGSGKGRLYRYGSVIKREDESDQDTMDKRYGTLNLGSGRGLRYRYGRYGKRSDENQDDESFVDDGEEEQVEKRYGTLFMSRNGGRKRYGSLFMGKSKGW, from the coding sequence ATGATTCGAGCTATCGGATTCAGTGTGTTGGTGTACGCCATTGCCTATGTTTCGGCAGAAAAGGAAGTATCTATCCCGGTCAGTGACATGTCAGAGGGCACGCGCTGTGACAAAGACCTGGATGTAGCTGGCATCTGTTTCCGGTGCTCACGACTTCCGGGAGATATTGCTGTGCAACTGACGACATGCTGTATGGAAGATAAAGCTTATGACGTGTGTCAGCGATGTGTTGATAACCCGGATGCTTGCTTGATGGACGCATATAGCATGACGGGATCGGATGATGTTGATTTTTCCAGCGATGAAAGCAAAGAAATGGGAGACATCGAATACCCCGAATCTAACGTGGCTAAGAGATTCGGCACGACCTTCATGGGGTCATCTAGGTACGGGTACCCACGAAAACGTTACGGTATGCTGTTCCTTGGTAATAATAGGAACAAGGGAGGCTATCGGTACGGCTCCCGTGGTAAACGGTATGGCACGCTAAGTATGGGAAGTGGAAAAGGCCGGTTGTATCGATATGGAAGCGTCATCAAACGTGAGGACGAAAGCGACCAGGACACTATGGACAAACGGTATGGGACATTGAACCTTGGAAGTGGACGCGGTCTTAGGTACAGGTACGGTCGTTATGGCAAGCGATCAGACGAAAACCAGGATGATGAGTCTTTCGTTGACGATGGTGAGGAGGAACAAGTCGAAAAGAGATATGGTACATTGTTCATGTCACGGAATGGTGGGCGAAAGCGTTACGGATCTTTGTTTATGGGGAAATCCAAGGGCTGGTAA